The following proteins are co-located in the Anas platyrhynchos isolate ZD024472 breed Pekin duck chromosome 1, IASCAAS_PekinDuck_T2T, whole genome shotgun sequence genome:
- the CXADR gene encoding coxsackievirus and adenovirus receptor isoform X2, which yields MGLTRSLSITPADQSMFEKAEGEKVTLPCTFVLSDEDEGPLDIEWVLIPTDNQKKEQIIIMYAVDRIYNHYYAAMTGRMQFTSADPKSGDGSLDILNLKSSDTGTYQCKVKKAPGVQSQKIQLTVLVKPARTKCSIEGSQEIGKDVTLKCASQEGSPLLSYDWRRVSGTQELPATSTLNRNTGELLLKNASQEYSGVYSCVASNRVGVDECSIELNVTPPINTAGIIAGAIVGTLLGLSLLAFLVFCCCKKHREKKYEKEVHHDIREDVPPPKSRSSTARSYIGSNRSSLGSMSPSNMEGYTKTPYSQVPSEDFERTSGQNQTFASSKVAAPNLSRMGAVPVMIPAQSKDGSIV from the exons GTCTAACGAGAAGCCTGAGTATAACTCCAGCTGACCAATCAATGTTTGAAaaagctgaaggagaaaaagttACATTGCCATGTACTTTTGTACTCTCAGACGAGGATGAAGGCCCACTAGATATTGAGTGGGTCTTGATACCAACAGATAATCAAAAGAAGGAACAAATA ATAATTATGTATGCTGTAGACAGAATTTATAATCATTATTATGCTGCTATGACTGGGCGGATGCAGTTTACCAGTGCCGATCCCAAATCTGGTGATGGTTCGTTGGATATCCTGAATTTAAAGTCATCAGATACTGGCACATATCAGTGCAAAGTGAAGAAAGCTCCTGGAGTTCAAAGCCAAAAAATACAGTTGACTGTACTTG TGAAGCCGGCAAGAACTAAATGTTCCATTGAAGGATCACAGGAGATTGGAAAGGATGTTACGTTGAAATGTGCATCACAAGAAGGATCTCCACTTTTGTCTTATGACTGGAGAAGAGTATCTGGCACACAGGAACTTCCTGCTACATCCACGCTGA ATAGAAATACAGGCGAACTTCTCTTGAAAAACGCATCTCAAGAGTATTCTGGTGTATACAGTTGTGTTGCTTCAAACCGAGTTGGCGTAGATGAATGTTCTATTGAGCTGAATGTCACCCCTC CTATAAATACAGCTGGTATAATTGCTGGAGCTATTGTAGGAACTCTGCTGGGTCTCTCCTTACTGGCTTTTCTCGTCTTCTGTTGCTGtaaaaaacacagagagaagAAGTATGAGAAAGAAGTACATCATGATATTAG agaaGATGTTCCGCCTCCAAAAAGTCGCAGTTCAACAGCCCGCAGCTATATAGGCAGCAATCGTTCTTCTCTGGGCTCAATGTCTCCATCAAATATGGAAGGATATACCAAAACTCCATATAGTCAAGTCCCAAGTGAAGACTTTGAACGTACTTCTGGTCAAAACCAAACCTTTGCATCTTCAAAGGTAGCTGCACCTAATTTAAGTAGAATGGGAGCTGTCCCAGTGATGATTCCTGCACAAAGCAAAGATGGGTCCATAGTATAG
- the CXADR gene encoding coxsackievirus and adenovirus receptor isoform X3 — translation MEPPLSLPSPSLAVLLLLALALLGSAGLTRSLSITPADQSMFEKAEGEKVTLPCTFVLSDEDEGPLDIEWVLIPTDNQKKEQIIIMYAVDRIYNHYYAAMTGRMQFTSADPKSGDGSLDILNLKSSDTGTYQCKVKKAPGVQSQKIQLTVLVKPARTKCSIEGSQEIGKDVTLKCASQEGSPLLSYDWRRVSGTQELPATSTLNRNTGELLLKNASQEYSGVYSCVASNRVGVDECSIELNVTPPINTAGIIAGAIVGTLLGLSLLAFLVFCCCKKHREKKYEKEVHHDIREDVPPPKSRSSTARSYIGSNRSSLGSMSPSNMEGYTKTPYSQVPSEDFERTSGQNQTFASSKVAAPNLSRMGAVPVMIPAQSKDGSIV, via the exons GTCTAACGAGAAGCCTGAGTATAACTCCAGCTGACCAATCAATGTTTGAAaaagctgaaggagaaaaagttACATTGCCATGTACTTTTGTACTCTCAGACGAGGATGAAGGCCCACTAGATATTGAGTGGGTCTTGATACCAACAGATAATCAAAAGAAGGAACAAATA ATAATTATGTATGCTGTAGACAGAATTTATAATCATTATTATGCTGCTATGACTGGGCGGATGCAGTTTACCAGTGCCGATCCCAAATCTGGTGATGGTTCGTTGGATATCCTGAATTTAAAGTCATCAGATACTGGCACATATCAGTGCAAAGTGAAGAAAGCTCCTGGAGTTCAAAGCCAAAAAATACAGTTGACTGTACTTG TGAAGCCGGCAAGAACTAAATGTTCCATTGAAGGATCACAGGAGATTGGAAAGGATGTTACGTTGAAATGTGCATCACAAGAAGGATCTCCACTTTTGTCTTATGACTGGAGAAGAGTATCTGGCACACAGGAACTTCCTGCTACATCCACGCTGA ATAGAAATACAGGCGAACTTCTCTTGAAAAACGCATCTCAAGAGTATTCTGGTGTATACAGTTGTGTTGCTTCAAACCGAGTTGGCGTAGATGAATGTTCTATTGAGCTGAATGTCACCCCTC CTATAAATACAGCTGGTATAATTGCTGGAGCTATTGTAGGAACTCTGCTGGGTCTCTCCTTACTGGCTTTTCTCGTCTTCTGTTGCTGtaaaaaacacagagagaagAAGTATGAGAAAGAAGTACATCATGATATTAG agaaGATGTTCCGCCTCCAAAAAGTCGCAGTTCAACAGCCCGCAGCTATATAGGCAGCAATCGTTCTTCTCTGGGCTCAATGTCTCCATCAAATATGGAAGGATATACCAAAACTCCATATAGTCAAGTCCCAAGTGAAGACTTTGAACGTACTTCTGGTCAAAACCAAACCTTTGCATCTTCAAAGGTAGCTGCACCTAATTTAAGTAGAATGGGAGCTGTCCCAGTGATGATTCCTGCACAAAGCAAAGATGGGTCCATAGTATAG
- the CXADR gene encoding coxsackievirus and adenovirus receptor isoform X1 produces the protein MEPPLSLPSPSLAVLLLLALALLGSAGLTRSLSITPADQSMFEKAEGEKVTLPCTFVLSDEDEGPLDIEWVLIPTDNQKKEQIIIMYAVDRIYNHYYAAMTGRMQFTSADPKSGDGSLDILNLKSSDTGTYQCKVKKAPGVQSQKIQLTVLVKPARTKCSIEGSQEIGKDVTLKCASQEGSPLLSYDWRRVSGTQELPATSTLNRNTGELLLKNASQEYSGVYSCVASNRVGVDECSIELNVTPPINTAGIIAGAIVGTLLGLSLLAFLVFCCCKKHREKKYEKEVHHDIREDVPPPKSRSSTARSYIGSNRSSLGSMSPSNMEGYTKTPYSQVPSEDFERTSGQNQTFASSKYGIAHKIGDITVV, from the exons GTCTAACGAGAAGCCTGAGTATAACTCCAGCTGACCAATCAATGTTTGAAaaagctgaaggagaaaaagttACATTGCCATGTACTTTTGTACTCTCAGACGAGGATGAAGGCCCACTAGATATTGAGTGGGTCTTGATACCAACAGATAATCAAAAGAAGGAACAAATA ATAATTATGTATGCTGTAGACAGAATTTATAATCATTATTATGCTGCTATGACTGGGCGGATGCAGTTTACCAGTGCCGATCCCAAATCTGGTGATGGTTCGTTGGATATCCTGAATTTAAAGTCATCAGATACTGGCACATATCAGTGCAAAGTGAAGAAAGCTCCTGGAGTTCAAAGCCAAAAAATACAGTTGACTGTACTTG TGAAGCCGGCAAGAACTAAATGTTCCATTGAAGGATCACAGGAGATTGGAAAGGATGTTACGTTGAAATGTGCATCACAAGAAGGATCTCCACTTTTGTCTTATGACTGGAGAAGAGTATCTGGCACACAGGAACTTCCTGCTACATCCACGCTGA ATAGAAATACAGGCGAACTTCTCTTGAAAAACGCATCTCAAGAGTATTCTGGTGTATACAGTTGTGTTGCTTCAAACCGAGTTGGCGTAGATGAATGTTCTATTGAGCTGAATGTCACCCCTC CTATAAATACAGCTGGTATAATTGCTGGAGCTATTGTAGGAACTCTGCTGGGTCTCTCCTTACTGGCTTTTCTCGTCTTCTGTTGCTGtaaaaaacacagagagaagAAGTATGAGAAAGAAGTACATCATGATATTAG agaaGATGTTCCGCCTCCAAAAAGTCGCAGTTCAACAGCCCGCAGCTATATAGGCAGCAATCGTTCTTCTCTGGGCTCAATGTCTCCATCAAATATGGAAGGATATACCAAAACTCCATATAGTCAAGTCCCAAGTGAAGACTTTGAACGTACTTCTGGTCAAAACCAAACCTTTGCATCTTCAAAG tatgGCATCGCACACAAGATTGGTGACATAACAGTGGTATAA